A window of the Gossypium arboreum isolate Shixiya-1 chromosome 2, ASM2569848v2, whole genome shotgun sequence genome harbors these coding sequences:
- the LOC108465503 gene encoding probable glucan 1,3-beta-glucosidase A translates to MVYLPFLLIFNLISYFPSSSHAQNADLILPLKAVNLGNWLVTEGWMKPSRFDGIINKDLLDGTQVQFRSTKLNKYLCAENGGGTVVVANRPSPSGWETFRLWRVSESCFNLRVFNKQFVGLGSQGVQAVSDTPTDTETFEIVRKDDDRNRVRFKASNGLFLQAQSETLVTADYAESSWDDSDPSVFIMTIVNTIQGEFQITNGYGPDKAPQVMQDHWNSYITEEDFNFMSANGLSAVRIPVGWWIAQDPTPPKPFVGGSSIALDNAFTWAEKYGMEVIIDLHAVKASQNGDEHSGARDGFLEWGDSNIDETVAVIEFLAARYGVRPNLAAIALMNEPRAPGVTLDALTKYYKAGYDAIRKYTNAYVILSARLGPADPKELFSLASTMNRVAIDVHYYNLFSDSFTGMTVQQNIDFVNNQRASDLGSLTSANGPLVLVGEWTAEFARNDASMEDYQRFAKAQLDVYGRATFGWAYWAYNCDRNHWSLKWMIENNFIQLK, encoded by the exons ATGGTTTACTTACCTTTTCTCTTGATTTTCAACTTGATTTCATATTTTCCCTCTTCTTCACATGCACAAAATGCAGACCTTATTCTGCCATTGAAGGCTGTAAACCTTGGTAACTGGCTTGTTACTGAAGGATGGATGAAACCTTCTCGTTTTGATGGCATCATTAACAAAGATCTTTTG GATGGAACCCAAGTTCAGTTTCGTTCAACAAAGCTAAACAAGTATTTGTGTGCTGAAAATGGCGGTGGAACCGTCGTTGTAGCCAACCGTCCCTCACCTTCTGGTTGGGAAACCTTCAGG TTATGGAGGGTGAGTGAATCATGCTTTAACTTGAGAGTGTTCAACAAGCAGTTTGTGGGATTAGGAAGTCAAGGTGTACAAGCAGTTTCAGATACACCTACTGATACAGAAACGTTTGAGATTGTAAGGAAAGATGATGATCGTAACCGAGTTCGATTCAAAGCATCAAATGGTTTGTTCCTACAG GCACAATCGGAGACACTGGTAACTGCAGATTATGCAGAGTCTAGTTGGGATGATAGCGATCCATCTGTGTTCATAATGACAATCGTAAACACCATACAAGGTGAATTTCAAATCACTAATGGTTATGGCCCTGATAAAGCCCCTCAAGTCATGCAG GATCATTGGAATTCTTACATCACTGAGGAAGATTTCAATTTCATGTCTGCAAATGGACTGAGTGCCGTGAGGATACCTGTAGGGTGGTGGATAGCGCAGGATCCAACTCCCCCTAAGCCTTTTGTTGGAGGCTCTTCAATAGCCCTCGACAATGCTTTCACATGGGCAGA GAAATATGGGATGGAGGTAATTATTGATTTGCACGCAGTCAAAGCCTCACAGAACGGTGACGAACACAGCGGAGCAAGAGATGGTTTTCTAGAATGGGGCGATTCCAACATTGACGAGACTGTGGCGGTAATAGAGTTTCTTGCAGCAAG ATATGGTGTAAGACCAAATTTGGCTGCGATTGCATTAATGAATGAGCCTAGAGCACCGGGTGTAACATTAGATGCACTTACAAAGTATTACAAAGCTGGATACGATGCCATAAGGAAGTACACAAATGCGTATGTGATCCTATCAGCTCGTTTAGGACCAGCTGATCCAAAGGAGCTCTTCTCATTGGCCAGTACTATGAATCGAGTAGCCATCGATGTGCATTACTACAACCTCTTTTCAGACTCCTTTACTGGCATGACTGTCCAACAAAACATCGATTTTGTCAACAATCAACGAGCCTCCGATCTTGGCAGCTTGACCTCGGCTAACGGTCCCCTGGTTTTAGTTG GGGAATGGACTGCAGAATTTGCTCGAAACGATGCATCAATGGAAGATTACCAGAGATTTGCTAAAGCACAGCTAGATGTTTATGGTCGTGCAACATTTGGATGGGCATATTGGGCTTATAATTGTGACAGAAACCATTGGAGTCTCAAGTGGATGATTGAGAACAACTTTATTCAGCTTAAGTGA